GCTGCCAACACTAGGGACGGGCATCACAATGTACTTACACCTTTTATACAGAACCCCGCAAAGCAGGATATTGCTGCAACTGTGCACTTCTCTCTGTTACGGCTCTGGTACTGCCGCCGGAGGAGGTCCAGGGCAACTTTGTCCTCGATTTACTTGATTTTCCATCAGTTATGTGGAATTGATTGAGACGATTTTGGTAAAAATGTTGTGCACTACTcgactgcaaccagcagaggcgctgttggttCAGTCTCAACTACTTtgctgtctaaaaaaaaaaaagtcgtggAGTACAGTCACCCCTCGCTACATCGCGGTCTGAACATTGGGCCCTCACGCTTGAGTTTTCAGGTTAGATCCTAAacagaccaaatcaatatgaagcaaacacaaacagttagcaTATAAGAAAAGAGGCAATGGTGTCCATCACTGTTTTCCCAAAGTGATATGTTTGTCCATGACGTGTCGTCGAATGCCCGTCCCTAGTATACCTATGTATCCATTTGGATTGCAGCAGCCCATATTTCTCCCAAAGACTCTCTGGTTTCTCACCAGGCTGAGTACTGTTACGTGGCACACATTCAGCTAAACCCGACACAATtgttctgctgctgcttctttacTGAGGAAGCCAGAGGATCTTCTTGTCTCATTTTGACTGAATATACCTCAGCAGCACTTAAAACATAAGGTTCAcccctttttttttgacatttctgTGTACAGAACAGTGTGGAATGTATAAAGTCATATCTGGCTCGCCATTCAACGTTTATATCGCTACATAGGAACCATACACACAAGGACAACTACTGCTATTTCAAGTACTACTATTTCATTTCTCTCTTCTGAGGTgtcatgctgttgtttttagATCCTTCTTGCCAAAGTGATAGCCTTTCTTTTTGCAGCTCTGACCGCCGTATGGTCAGCGTACCAGTGGAACGCTGTTCGGTTCCAGCGCCGTTTTTTGTAGTTACCCAAGCGCGCTAGCGAGACGAAACGGCCACCACGGGGCACCATAGGATGTTACGAAAATATTTATCTTGAGGAAAGACCTAAGAATCAGATAAATTTTCTTTTCTTAGCtctatacatataaatatatatatatatatataaacacttgtaagatattcatattttatatttgaacCAGTATGTTATCAAGACTGAATGTAGTATTTGACAACAAATGAATCCCCcaaatattcctttttttttaatttctgaaaaaaaggcatttttttattttaaaactatcAAGACCAAAAAGTTAAAGCAAACTGACGCGGGTGCGCCAGCCAATGATGACATGTCTGTCCACCAGGAGGGGGCGCTCCTGACGCACAGGTCCTCTGGTTGGTGTAGAGCGGAGACTCTgaagtatctttttttttttaatacatatataaatatattaatatttttggttgAGTCGTTTTGGACTTGATTTGCTGTGCTGTCTTTAACaatcatttgttttttattgttttgttctttatgccttttaattgttttattatgagAGGGCAAGATCACTGGCTTTCTAAGTTTTGACACACATTATCATTTATGCCTTATTGTTACGTAGAAGACATGATTGCATTGTGGTGTGGGTGTGTGGCTGAGGCAAGCTTCACCTCATGCTCTGCGTCGCCTGGTGCATTGTCACTGAAAATGATACAGTGTAGTTATGGGCATTATTTTGGGAGTGTGAGATGCTTACATTGCTACCTACCTTATGTTTTTGTCTGAGTGTGACTCAGACAATACCTGTAAGAAAAGCTTTACTAATAATTCCAGCAGGTGTGTATGAGTGAGCATTGTAATGAATGGAGATGCATTCTGCAAACCGCTAATAGTGCTTGAAGCAAGGGTGGGAAACCTATGATGCCAAGAGCAAGTCATGCTGCCCGCCATTCAAAAacgtaatttttttaaagacacaaTTAAAGACCAAAAATATAGTacagacaatttagagtcaccaatgaagctaacatgcatgtttttggaatgtgggaggaaaccggaataaccggagaaaacccacgcacaagaatatgcaaactccacacagatcagtaaaaattgaaaaatcagcagtgattttacaagaataaagtcaaaatattaagagataaATTATGATCTTatgaattatgagaaaaagttgtaattttaccaaATGAAcctcattttagtattttaaagttgaaatattgaagcaaGAGCTCAACTTATTCAGGTGCACATATTGtgataaacaacaaaaacaagtccaaatattatggcaacaaagcagtgcttctcaattattttctgtaatgccAGAATAAATAGtcagaatttatttttttttgccccttCTTCCCCATCTGAAATACTAGAGAATCtattaatttatctgtactgaaaccagaaaaatgcaGCGAAATGGAGAGCATGCATAGTTTGATAAGCACTGGGATATGATAAGTCATGATCACGACagtaaaatttgaaaaaagtttacaaatataaacttgtaatattctgagaaaaaaatattgtcactttagtagcacaaagttgaaattttaaagagaaaaatgttatctttttttaaagttctaatattataatCAAAAATGGGGGGGCTGAGTTAGGGAAGAAGTATAGAATATAGGAAcaagtcattatattacaagagaaaatcatttttgctgaaatgttgccttggtttttgtacagtatGCCACCTAACAAACCGCTCTGCTTGTCGTGTACAAATAacacgccatggggccaaagaatgtTGCCAGTGCCAGcagtttgataaagaaggtgagaaacactgttgCCTTTTGGAGCAAATTCATGATGAACGCTGAGGCTTCACTGTGCGCATTAATTTGATGGTATGTTATCTTTATTATGAAACCATAAACGCCCCCCCTCATAGGAAAAAGGCTTCCCACCCTTGTCTTTCGGCACACACATGTGATTTTTGTCtccccaaattgtccacagggaGGTTTTCTACTTGGCGGTTGCAGACTGGCGCTAGCGAGTCATTTGTTTGGCTGCTTGATTTTGATCACATGATGCAGCTTTCCGATGGATGGGCTAACCCACCCCACGCTGTGGCGCACCAGTATACCTCATTTCTAACTCGAAACGGACTGAAATTGCTTTAACCTACTTGTTTGTCATCTGTCGGCGAAGCCCACTCATTCCCAGTGTGAAAGCGTTCTCCATGAGTACTTGCTCATGTTTTATTGCTTTCCGTAACAGGTTTTATGTTGCAGGGGTTTCCCAAACTTTGAATGAATGTACGGAAATTATAAGAACACACCAAGGAATTGGACAATGAAACTACCGACAACCCCATTTTGGGCCCCAACCCTAAGTTTGGAAACCCCTGccattaaataaacaaaaaggcCCACTTTCGTTCTTTTGTTTTGACAAtcctatttattttttagtgcATGCATCACACAACCCGACCCCAAACCCCGTGCATGGTGGCGCCTTCCCATGGTAACAACATTAACCAAAGACTTGTAACTGATTGTACATGAACCGCCCGCCCTGCACCGCCGCCCCATTTAGTGCATCACGCTCGCCACGCTCACCACTTTCTTAGCTTTTGCCTGCATGCGAATGTTTCGGTGCTGTGGTTTTCAGTGCCTgcgggtgggggtgggtgggtaggtgggGGCTTCTTCGACGGGTTGGTGGGAGCTGGGCGGTTGTTTAATATACACTGAGGATTGATCCTGGACTCAGGACTCCATGTCTGTCTGTTTGTCTGTCTGAGTGCTGTTGCTAGCGTACACATGCGTCACCGTCTCGCAAAGAATTTTGCCTCTAGCAtataaccccccacccccgacacGCATCCCGTACTCACTAGATTTTTCACTGCTGTACCCTCCCTTATTCACTACAGACTGATCAACTGTGACACTATGCATCCTccccctccacccacccagCCCACAACCCAGCGGGGGTCATTCGGTGACACTTTGTTTACTCCCGAGTGGGATTCCTCACAAAGCGCTATCTATCCCAAAGCTAAACTctctaaatatttgtatttttttgttaaaattattgttgttttggaCAAACAAAATGCAGATACCAAAGATATCcctctgtctgtctctttctCTTCCTTCTTCCGCCCTGCAGCAGCATGTGTATTAAGAGATGAGCTCTCCAGCACTGGCTTTTTTTAATCCAAGCCTCAGTAATTCCAAAGTTTAGATgtatattttggtatatttctgagaaaaaattgtggaataataatatgaataataagtctgtttgttgtatttgttttcctcTCTCTGTCGCAGCATGGAACTAATTGCAGAACTGTCTTACTGGGTTAAAagatatttttgtatgtttttgggtgtgtgcgcgcgtgcgcAAAATATGGGCCCAAGTGACCAAAggattaaacaaaaaaaggcaaacatGTACATATTATGTCTGTGTATCTTCAAAAAGGCATCGTGTAAACCAATAACTACTCACAGTGGACACTTGGGCTGTCTAAAGGAATgtcccccccgaccccccaccCATCCTACCCTTTTTTAATTAATCTGCAGTTTAACATTTCTTAACAGAACTCTTCATGTAAAGAGTTTTCATTTTggactaaaaaaacaaacaaaaaacactgacttcTGAGCTGAGTATAGActggaaaaaaagtaaaaaaaaacaaaacaaaacaaaaaaagaaatgaactGAATGATTGTGTAGGAGTTTTAAGTATGTGAATCAGGATAGTAGATTTTGATGCATTTGTctgctgtatttttgtttttatacacgTATACAAATAATCttttactgtaaatgtacaGTTCTCTTTTGTTGTAAACATCATTAAACCATCTTCAAGTGTTTTGACATGCCCTTgccctttttgctttgctatcACCTACAGTAGACTCACTTGTATGCACCACCTTGACCCAAATACAGCCCTCATCCAAATGTTGCACTTTTGCTGTGTTCGATCTTaaggagcttcaaaatgcacaaAGAAGAAAGGAAGTGAGACCACAAAAATGTTTGGAGTCAGTTTCAGTTTAttgcaaacatgcaatgaaGTGGGTAACACtgacaataaggtacacaaaatgagagtagttactgagtaatgAACCCACCTAACCCTACCCACTactccattagttcctcagtaactattcaagttgtcttagttcctcggtaaccactctaaatgtgtgtcttAGTCAATCAGTACCTACTCTAAATCGATGTGCCTTAGAtattcaataactactctaaatgtatagtATATGCCTTAGTACTtactcagttcctcagtaacctcTCTAAACATGTctcagttcatcagtaactactctaaatcgaTGTTCCTTAGTtattcaataactactctaaatgtacagtatatgcttaGTTACTCTAACtagtactctaaatgtatgtgattACTCGATTACTCAGTACCTAGTCTACTCAATTccccagtaaccactctaaatgcatgttttaGTTATtctttcctcagtaactactctaaatgtacagtatgtgcattagctccccagtaactactctaaatgcacagcatgtaccttagttccttcgtaactactctaaatgtatgtaccttagtcaaTAGTTCATTAGTTTcacaataactactctaaatccatGCACCTTCGTTACTCAGTacctactctactcattagttcctcagttacTACTCTAACTTCATGTGCCTTAGCTACGCAGTacctactctactcattagttcccgagtaactactctaaatgtatgtcttaGTCATCTAAAATTGTCTTAAAATTAGTTATTTAACTACTCAAAGTGTGTGCCTTAGTTATTTGCTCCTCAGTAACTGCTAGCCACCCAATCCACGTCTTAATACCGCTGCTATCGTGACACAATTATACAAACCATAAttacaaaatcataaaaacCGTAACATACAAAAACACAGTATAACATTGCACAGCATTTCAAAACTGGGGGTATAAGGGGCACCAGGAGATTGGGTATTGGAGAACGAGACGAGATTTTGACTTGTGAGAAAACTTCAATGAAAAGATAAGACAGTATATATTACAATCTACTCATAAcatttctactatgttacactcttctgtaCTTTTTGTGTGCATTCTAGCAGGCCAGCCTCCACACATAGAGACAAAGAGACTAAAgtgggctcactccgttcatgctaaCTGGTGTCACCAAAACAACTTATCTCCAAACGAGTCAgcgcttttcttcccgtcacacacacaccaatgacCTGTGGAGGAATTATGACgatatgatgctaattttaagataatgCTGATCAATGAAGCTGAGTCATCAAAGAAAGGTCCAGCAACTAAGACTTTTATAATGCAATCTCGCATGCGATTTCTCCCAGCCACTCAGCAGACACACACTAttattaagtttattattattaaagacatTTAAGTGTTTGTACATGTTATGGACAATTGTGTCGACTGAATCCCACCAGTGTGTGATTTGCTGGTCGACTTCCCCTTAGACAAGACTGTGTGAAATactctttatatttttattttaaatactcTACCTTTAATTAGTCTGAAGCACGAGggctactttgatattttatggtaGAGTTTATTTGTCTCAAACATTCTTATCAGGTCACACGAAGGAACATGACATGGTAGGAAGAAGTGATTTAATCCAACTTTTGATTGTATTACTGATAATCCATTCACACCATCTTTTGTATGTTGACACTTTAATGTGCTTGTGTTTTGGTGTTTAAATTCTATTGACTTCTTGAGTAAAGTAGGGGAAGGAAGGTGATGCAACAggtgatgctgttttttttcattttccaaatatttcaactgtattccagttcattttcttttcgtatttatgactttttccccacaTTTTTTCATCCTTgtgtcttttaatattttgattgtatTCTCTAAATTTACCACTGGTTGTtccatttttttactgttggGATTTTTtcaatatagtttttttgttcaattatttttttagaatgtgccactgTCCGCAAATGGCCTGcagaccacactttggacacccctggatgaaaataaaaagaagcaaaaaatagTAAGATATTGAAAACATAATGAACAAGAGTATAAATGAACTCAATCAAACACATTGGATCATttctatgtatatttttttttatattattactttttatattatattattatattatatttattttcaagtcatttaGACTGTATTGATGAATGCGCATTTCGTCCAAACTAATACGTGGCAAATACTGAAAATGCAATTTTCAAAGACAACATTGCTTACAATGGGGGACTCTATTTGCAGCAGTGTAACTAAATGTCAATTAAAAACATGGGATTGTGTTGTAACCGCCTCTGAATACATGTGgagctagagcaggggtcagcaacctgcggctccagagccgcatgtggctctccagcctctttgttgcggctccctttgcaatgcttgaatattttttagcacccgtgtggtgaaaatgcacgtctttcttatgagtttacaaaaatccaactttgtgtgagaccatgaatgcatcctgactgagttctgactggtgactgaatgagcagacaggatgctatccagttctctctgacaggttaacatgaagggaaatgagtaatactttgagttatttgagttattaattattattaatgagttatttgacgattctaaaaaataaattagagctcatttaaaaacaaaagtttatctccagtactagcaagagtactccaactcgtctttttttccccctccaatgttgttttaaacatacaacgttttgcggctccaggctatttttctttagtgggcaagtgggtgaaatggctcttttcatagtaaaggttgccgacccctgagctAGAGGCTCGATTTAAGGCGGGACTCCCTCGTCACGTGACATTCTGGGTGTTTCTTAAACCCGCGTCAAATGATGTGGGTAAACACAACGGAACGAGTTCTTGTAGGCTAGCAAACGCTGTAACACGACATAACTCTATTTAGATTTTCTCGTCACAAAGGACAACACAATCGCTCTTGTTTCAGCACAGGGAGACGAGACTTACATCGCCCCTTCGGTCTGCTCATGCTTGTCCTGATCAAGCTAACTTCaagcgagctagctagcttagcGTACTGggctggttttgttttttgctgtttgttggaTTTCGTCTACAATCCCCGGGGAGAAACATGACTCACATCGGCAATGCCCTGACATTCACGCTAAATCTTATTTTAGGTATGTATATTGATTTTATACCATGCAAACCAACACATTGTAAAGACGCCATGCCACATAAAGGTCACAGACGTGCCTGGTATGTTCGACgcactttatatattttttatattttccttGGAAACGTTTAAAAATTGGTTACTTTTTGTTCCACTGCACTAAAGTTTACCAGATTTGCCTCCCTTGCATCACTTTACATTAGCAGCGTTGTGTTAACATTATTTGGACATAAAGTAAGTTTATACAGTAAtccagtgattcccaaccagAGGTACCTGGAAACTTGATTAAACTTATTTTTTAACACAAGTAAATACTGCCAATATGCCATATTAAGACCGACAATGAAAGGAACGTCGTCCGACTAGTTTCCCGGGGAGACAATAACATGTGGCACAGCTGCGCGAATCTCAAAACGGTTGTTGCATTCGATTTCTGGAGAATTGTCAACATAAATGAGGGGGAACTCGCGGTATGTCAGAAAGGCTCTGTGGGAGGTTGGGAAACTGCAATAACCGACTACCTTTAGACGTTTAATGGAATTattagtaattagtaattaatactgtagttgTTCGGGCAGGAAAGATGCGCAGACCACTCGATAGGACACGATATGTAAGCCCTCTGAGCTTTTGCGGTAAAGGGAAAGCACATTTGTGTAATATCAAATATACCCTATTAATTCCTCCTTTTCATGctttgtatatgtatttttgttcagccattttaatgcttgatgcattataaataaattatagtaAAACACAGCAATCAACCACACAACAGCACGATTGAATGAATTTCTGAAAAACTGATTAAGTGAAGCTATGAAATTCGAGCCATGATGTACTCCTCAAAAACGCCAAAGAGCCGGACAAAGATTGACATGATATTGAGAGGACAAAACACAACGCCTTGATACGGATGGAAATCAATAGTAACTTTGCAGTAACATTGATTATGCAATTCACTGTATTATCACCAGTTAGTTATTGCTCACTTTGTGAGATGTAGGAACGCTTTTACTCTTGGATTTCCTGACTTTAATTTCAATCTATCAAAATTGTTTATAAGttctaaaaatgtgttaaatatcTCTTCAGTTTTCCAACCAATCAACAAATAAGGATTAGGCCAGTGTATGATGGAATATAATTTTCCGCATCATAACTAAATTTCCTGGcctgtttatttgtgtgttagTATCAGCTGTCGCCCTGCACCAAATCTTGTCTACCGTCGCCTTTCCGGACACCGATTGTCCTCCCAAGGACCCCGGCAAACCGGTGATGGGCCGCTATCAAGTGAACAGCACCAACACCAGTGTGTGCTTGCTGGCCAATATGGGCGTCCAGCTCAATATCAGCTTCAGCTCGACCTCGAACAAGGTTCTCAATACCAACCACGCTGTTATGTTTGAAAGCGTGTATGTGATATTAAACCATGCATCTCTCTGTGTGTAGACGGTGCAGGATGTCATCAACATAGATCCCAATACCACAAGGAGTTCAGGGTCATGTGATGTGGACAGGGCCATCTTGACGCTCTTGGATGTCAAGAAAACTAATCTGACCTTTGTCTTCACTTTGGTAAGTTtattccagctgttttggggGTTGTTGTGCGCTTTTCTCGAGGGCGGGGGTGCCCATTACGTCGATCGCAAAGGCAttgtagacatagacatagactttctttattgtcattgcacaataacacagcagtgaaattgccaacgaaatgtcgttacctggctcctgtgtaataataaatattaatgtggtgaataaatagatgacatcaaatatgaacaatatagagcgtaaacagtaatttgtacaaataatttaaataatttagaataaataacaataataataataataataaaaataaaaagttttgcatgtgggcaggtagagcTTATTATaagcttatttggcattcagcagtctgatggcctgggtgaagtagctgtctctaaacctggttgttctacagcggatgctgcattGCCTTCTCCCtgacgccaggcgagaaaacagtccatgctgggggtgtgtggggtcagagtagatccgacgggctcttgatacgcagcgggtgtttgctatgtccttaatgggggggagcgggTTCCactgatcttctccgctgtcctcaccactctctgcagtaacatccagtctgaggccttgcagctcccagaccagacggagatgcagctggtcagcaggctctcaatggtccctctgtagaaagtggttaggagcaggaagtgcagtcgcagCTGTGCTTTCTTTGCCAGAGAGGAggcgtggagtgaccagccgaggttgtctgtgatgtgcacccccaagtacttggttgcgctcacaacttctacggctgtgtcgttgatgcagagtggagtgtggctgggtctggatctcctgaagtcgacgatgatctcttttgttttgtcaacgttCAGGACCAGGTTGTTCACCTTGCACCAGTCCACGAGGTgtttcacttcctccctgtaagccagttcattgttgtcctgaatgaggcccacaactgttgtgtcatccgcgtacttcaggatgtggttgctgctgtaTCTGGGGCtacagtcatgggtcatcagggtaaacaagagggggctgagaacacatccctggggtgagccggtgttcagggagacactggatgtgttgttgcccactctgacatactgggttctattcgtgaggaagtcaagcagccagttgcacagggaggtcctGAGGCCCAGCGGCTCCAATTTGcataccaggtcctgggggatgattgtgttgaatgctgagctgaagtccaggaacagcatccgtacgTGGGTGTTTCTCCTCTCCAGATGCTCCATTCTCAgatggagagcagtggagatggcgtcctcagtggagcggtttggctAGTATGCGAATTGGAATGGGTCGAGTGATGGGGGGGAGTgtggaggtgatatggtccttaaccaccctctcgaagCATTTCATGATGGTGGATGTAAGTGCAATGGGCCGGAAGTCGTTTAGACATGTGATGGAGGatttcttgggcactggaattattgtggcaGACTTGAAACATGGGGGGATGACAGCctgggccagtgaggtgttgaagatgtctgtgagcacgtgggccagctggtctgcacattccttgatGACCCGTCCTGGAATGGCGTCGGGGCCTGCCGCTTTCCGCACgttgaccttcctcaggactctccacacTGCAGTGGCATCCAACTTGACTGCCTGTTcatcggggtggggggtagccttcctcgcagggttGTTGTTTAGAACCTTGAACCTTCCAAATAAGTGAtttagctcattgaggaagctgatgtcattctggCAGGGTGCACGTGTGGCTTTGTAGCCAGTGACAGACTGGATGCCCTGCCACAGTTGTCTGTTGTCTGTCAGTTGTGGGTAGATCGCATCGCATGGcattgagaaaaaagttgacgCCAGCCTATCATCCGTCCTCACAATGACATCTGACCTGCTCTTTCACTGACACACGGGTCACGGCGCATGCGCATACAACTGCGCTAAGTACTGCAAAACTCCAGCAAGCTAGCGAGTGAGAAAGGGGATAACAATGAGTAGAaaagctggaccaagtaaaaagctGAAGATCTACCCACTACCATACGGGGTGGGAGGAGGACTTCTTTTTCACAATGTCATTTttgaagtgcgtttgcctcatctGTCAGTCTACAATTGATTGACCGAAGAAGGAAAATGTGGAGCGCCATTTTCGGACTGTTCATAAAAACTATGACACCAAGTTCCCTCCGAAAAGAGAGCTGAGAAGGAGAAAGGTGAAGGAACTAAAATCCCAGCTGTCCAGACAGCAGTCATTTTTCACACAGCTGACTtcactatgcatccctggctcattccattcagtgcaagtcataaGAGTTagttaatgacaaaaaatgcagtAATGCAAGGTACACcggcatatactgtacatataaaaataattgtcaatatatttgtatataccatattttctggactataagtcgctccgaagtataagtcgcacaagaccaaaaatgcataattaggtggaaaaaaagcatacataagtcgcactggagtgtactacttgaccaaaaccgacactaggtcctcttggaaggcaagttgtaacaataaaagaataaagaacaggatgaataggtgtaagatatgctaacacaatggttattcagctacacaaaaaataaacatgaacagaaaagatgtccagcgtttatgtaacataaacagtgttttcatttataagtcgctctgcaGTATGTCGCAGGAAAagccaacctatggaaaaaaaagtgtgacttatagtccagaaaatacggtaatgtgttttgcctttttagtaggtggtagatcattttgacgcTGTCATGTCATAAGTAGCTCtcaggctgaaaaagtgtgtgcacccctgctctagggttttcttttttgtttgtatgtcATGAAATGGACACTATATGGCAACATAGTAAACTTCTTGGCCTTCCCTCCTCCAGAACAACACGTCCAATAAGTACCAAGTGAGTGAAATTGCCTTATCTGCAGCCTGGCCAGACATGAAaggtacttttatttttttttacctaaacaGTCCACAAAATAATACACTGACAGATGCACTAATTCCAAATTATCACAATAATATACATTGTTAAATGATGACACCAAATTGAGTCAATTTTCCAGTGCACATCACCTACCAAGCTCACCACAGCTCGACTTGTCTGGTATATTTCCAGTGGTAAAAGCAGGTACTACAAAATATGAACTACATGGCTGAGTGGATGCCATATGGGTGACAAAAATGACTGCTTTTTGCTCCTTGGTTAGAGACCAAAAAGTCTCCCTCGGTTTAGCTAAATAAA
This is a stretch of genomic DNA from Doryrhamphus excisus isolate RoL2022-K1 chromosome 9, RoL_Dexc_1.0, whole genome shotgun sequence. It encodes these proteins:
- the lamp1b gene encoding lysosome-associated membrane glycoprotein 1b translates to MTHIGNALTFTLNLILVSAVALHQILSTVAFPDTDCPPKDPGKPVMGRYQVNSTNTSVCLLANMGVQLNISFSSTSNKTVQDVINIDPNTTRSSGSCDVDRAILTLLDVKKTNLTFVFTLNNTSNKYQVSEIALSAAWPDMKESFSAVNNSLDYLGGSLGYSYMCSEEQTLSVVPALSINIFQVQVQPFNLTHNRFATAEECQLDKEDMLIAIVVGAALAGLVVIVLVAYLIGRRKSHSGYQTI